A stretch of the Bradyrhizobium arachidis genome encodes the following:
- a CDS encoding PGN_0703 family putative restriction endonuclease codes for MANTYLRDLRTSFSYYRNTYFSNQPDWFEPRPINGAVVFKKEYRDWNLLIPPCGVADRQRIVGKIPKSKRHKHFGSMQSSQALAQSVFGTIEVLGRLPLLATVRAEDGRPAFGPSPDRSDLEFEKSVTTLGEVGDRATSVDVWFEGSYHVAVECKLAEAEFGTCSRTRLKETDDKFEGQFCDGSYAKQRGRQRRCALAELNIDYWEYTESAFGWAANIDHKKCPLRDTYQIVRNVLAACVTDDHRLDENGGHALILYDQRNPAMLPGGRGESQWRDAYGAIQTAGTLRRLSWQSLMAQWPTDEVLDWMKARLKDKYGLHPD; via the coding sequence ATGGCCAATACCTATCTACGCGATCTCAGAACGAGTTTTTCCTATTACCGAAATACTTACTTTTCCAACCAACCTGACTGGTTCGAACCGCGGCCTATTAATGGCGCTGTCGTTTTCAAGAAGGAATATCGCGACTGGAACCTGCTGATCCCCCCCTGCGGAGTAGCGGATCGCCAGCGGATCGTCGGAAAAATTCCAAAATCGAAGCGGCATAAGCATTTTGGCAGTATGCAGAGTTCACAAGCCCTCGCACAATCTGTGTTTGGCACGATTGAAGTTCTGGGTCGACTGCCGTTGTTGGCAACGGTCAGGGCAGAGGACGGCAGACCAGCATTTGGCCCATCACCAGACCGATCTGATCTCGAATTCGAGAAAAGCGTGACCACGCTTGGCGAGGTGGGGGACAGGGCGACCTCTGTGGACGTTTGGTTTGAGGGCTCATACCACGTCGCAGTCGAATGCAAGCTCGCGGAGGCTGAGTTCGGAACCTGCTCGCGTACACGTTTGAAAGAAACGGATGACAAGTTCGAGGGACAATTCTGTGATGGAAGCTATGCCAAACAGCGAGGACGCCAGCGTCGATGTGCGTTAGCTGAATTGAACATCGACTATTGGGAATATACCGAAAGCGCCTTCGGTTGGGCAGCCAACATCGACCATAAGAAATGTCCTTTGAGGGACACCTACCAGATTGTTCGCAACGTTCTGGCTGCCTGTGTTACAGACGACCATCGGCTCGATGAGAACGGTGGTCACGCGCTCATACTCTATGATCAGCGTAATCCTGCGATGTTGCCTGGCGGCAGGGGAGAATCCCAATGGCGTGACGCTTACGGCGCAATTCAGACTGCTGGCACATTGAGACGACTTTCGTGGCAGTCGCTCATGGCGCAGTGGCCTACCGATGAAGTCCTTGATTGGATGAAAGCGCGGCTTAAAGACAAATACGGGCTGCATCCCGATTAA